In a genomic window of Lacrimispora sp. BS-2:
- a CDS encoding ABC transporter ATP-binding protein — MEETKKNDDKILSVQNVHTTFHTHGKSVKAVRGVSFYAGRQEILAVVGESGSGKSVLMKSILGLMPENAEVTVDQIMFMDKDMLKMTPEQLRKMRGKEIAMVFQDPMTALNPVRTIGYHLTEVLKRHRGMDKRAAHKEAMAVLEQVGIPSPEKRLNQYPHEFSGGMRQRVLIAMALCCRPKLLIADEPTTALDVTIQAQILELLKKLQDETGMSIILITHDLGVVASLSRRILVMYGGLLMEEGLTEEIFYAPKHPYTRALLQAIPKPQAGDRKRLEPIPGIAPSLVDPPDGCPFAERCKFACEQCVKGIPRYRVYSDTQRAMCIFSEEELNARERKVE, encoded by the coding sequence TTGGAAGAGACAAAGAAAAACGATGATAAAATCCTGTCCGTACAAAATGTGCATACCACCTTTCATACTCACGGGAAATCGGTAAAGGCGGTGCGCGGCGTAAGCTTTTACGCAGGCCGCCAGGAAATCCTTGCTGTAGTGGGAGAATCGGGCAGCGGAAAAAGTGTTCTGATGAAATCCATCCTGGGCCTGATGCCGGAAAATGCAGAGGTCACTGTGGACCAGATCATGTTCATGGATAAGGACATGCTTAAAATGACACCGGAACAGCTAAGAAAGATGCGGGGAAAAGAGATTGCAATGGTCTTCCAGGATCCCATGACGGCATTGAATCCTGTAAGAACCATAGGTTATCATCTGACAGAAGTACTTAAACGCCACAGAGGTATGGATAAGCGGGCAGCCCATAAGGAAGCCATGGCGGTTTTGGAACAGGTGGGCATTCCGTCTCCGGAAAAGAGGTTAAACCAGTATCCTCATGAATTTTCCGGCGGCATGAGACAGAGAGTGCTAATTGCCATGGCCCTTTGCTGCCGTCCGAAGCTTTTAATTGCAGATGAGCCGACTACGGCTCTTGATGTGACCATTCAGGCCCAGATTCTTGAACTTTTAAAAAAGCTGCAGGATGAGACGGGAATGAGTATCATACTCATCACTCACGATCTTGGAGTGGTGGCAAGCCTAAGCCGCCGGATCCTGGTTATGTACGGCGGGCTTCTGATGGAAGAGGGGCTGACCGAAGAAATCTTTTATGCACCAAAGCATCCCTATACAAGAGCCTTACTTCAGGCCATTCCCAAACCCCAGGCAGGGGACCGGAAGCGGCTGGAGCCAATCCCCGGAATAGCTCCGTCCCTGGTGGATCCTCCCGATGGCTGCCCGTTTGCAGAGCGGTGTAAATTTGCCTGCGAACAATGTGTAAAAGGAATTCCCAGGTACCGGGTATATTCAGACACTCAGAGAGCCATGTGCATCTTTTCGGAAGAGGAGCTTAATGCAAGGGAAAGGAAGGTGGAGTGA
- a CDS encoding 5-deoxy-glucuronate isomerase, which translates to MSELFSYPEFDPKGIKLLTKAGDRENDMLMDIAVYQMKAGEERSFSYPEDEMAVLLLTGEISFSWEEKKEWGKRSSLIEEGPYCLHVSKGVLVGVEAKEDSQILVQCTKNERAFDSVFYKPGDCTNDIFGEGLLENKMKRTVRTIFDYKNAPYSNMVNGEVITHQGGWSSYTPHEHPQPEVYYYQFERPEGFGACFIGEDVFKIKDGSCAAIPGGRTHPQVTAPGYPMYYCWMIRHLPGDPWTTRVDDPRYNWIKELK; encoded by the coding sequence ATGAGCGAATTATTCAGTTATCCGGAGTTTGATCCCAAAGGAATAAAACTTCTCACCAAAGCAGGAGACAGGGAAAATGACATGTTAATGGACATTGCCGTTTATCAGATGAAGGCGGGAGAGGAACGGTCCTTCTCCTATCCGGAGGATGAGATGGCGGTCCTTCTCCTTACCGGAGAAATCTCGTTTTCCTGGGAAGAGAAGAAGGAGTGGGGAAAACGGAGCAGTCTGATAGAGGAAGGGCCATACTGCCTTCACGTTTCAAAGGGCGTTTTGGTCGGAGTGGAGGCAAAGGAGGACAGTCAGATCCTGGTTCAGTGCACCAAAAATGAAAGGGCATTTGACAGCGTTTTCTATAAGCCCGGGGACTGCACCAATGATATTTTTGGGGAAGGGCTTTTGGAAAACAAGATGAAGCGGACGGTCCGCACTATCTTTGACTACAAAAATGCCCCTTATTCCAATATGGTAAACGGAGAAGTCATCACTCATCAGGGAGGGTGGTCCAGTTACACCCCTCATGAGCATCCCCAGCCTGAGGTTTATTATTACCAATTTGAACGGCCGGAGGGCTTTGGTGCCTGCTTTATCGGGGAAGATGTTTTTAAGATCAAGGATGGGAGTTGTGCTGCCATTCCCGGCGGCAGGACCCACCCCCAGGTGACTGCGCCTGGTTACCCCATGTACTATTGCTGGATGATCCGGCACCTTCCGGGGGATCCGTGGACAACACGGGTAGATGACCCCAGATACAACTGGATCAAAGAATTAAAATAA
- a CDS encoding ABC transporter ATP-binding protein produces MDNRNQEILLETRELCKYFPSKDFFGRKKAEVKAVDGVNLTIRKGETFGLVGESGCGKSTLGRTLIRMYDPTSGSILFKGQDITRVKGSKLLPIHRQMQIIFQDPYSALDPHHNVREIVGESMTAVAGIAASEIDGRIEEMLIKVGMKPDDMYKYAYEFSGGQRQRIGIARALAVEPEFLLCDEPISALDVSIQAQVVNMLEDLQKEMGLTYLFVAHDLSMVRHISTRIGVMYLGRLVEIADSDELYENPLHPYTKALLSAIPVADPELSAKSKRLMLKGELPSPMHVPSGCHFHTRCMYARQDCSSKVPEMKEVSPGHFVACSCLPFIG; encoded by the coding sequence ATGGATAACAGGAACCAGGAAATCCTGCTGGAAACCAGGGAACTATGTAAATATTTTCCTTCCAAGGACTTTTTTGGCCGTAAGAAGGCAGAAGTAAAGGCAGTGGACGGTGTGAACCTTACCATCCGGAAAGGGGAGACCTTTGGACTGGTAGGAGAATCCGGCTGCGGAAAATCCACCTTAGGACGGACTTTGATCCGCATGTACGACCCTACCAGCGGGTCCATCCTGTTTAAGGGACAGGACATCACCAGGGTGAAAGGCAGTAAATTACTTCCCATCCACCGGCAGATGCAGATCATTTTCCAGGACCCCTATTCTGCCCTGGATCCCCATCACAATGTGAGAGAAATCGTTGGAGAGTCCATGACGGCTGTAGCCGGCATAGCGGCCAGCGAGATAGACGGCCGGATCGAAGAAATGCTTATAAAGGTGGGAATGAAGCCGGATGACATGTATAAGTATGCCTATGAATTTTCGGGAGGCCAGCGCCAGAGGATCGGAATTGCCAGGGCGCTTGCAGTGGAACCGGAATTTTTGCTCTGCGACGAACCGATTTCAGCTCTGGATGTTTCCATACAGGCCCAGGTAGTGAACATGCTGGAGGATCTGCAGAAGGAAATGGGCCTTACCTACTTATTTGTGGCCCATGACTTATCCATGGTGCGCCATATATCCACAAGGATCGGTGTTATGTATCTGGGCAGGCTGGTGGAGATCGCAGACAGTGACGAACTGTATGAAAATCCCCTTCATCCGTATACAAAGGCGCTCCTTTCTGCCATCCCGGTGGCCGACCCGGAGCTTTCTGCAAAGTCAAAGCGCCTGATGCTTAAAGGAGAGCTTCCCAGCCCCATGCATGTGCCCTCTGGGTGCCATTTTCATACCAGATGCATGTATGCCAGGCAAGATTGCAGCAGTAAGGTGCCGGAGATGAAAGAGGTTTCTCCAGGACATTTTGTGGCCTGTTCCTGCCTTCCATTTATTGGATAA
- a CDS encoding ABC transporter permease, which produces MAKYILRRILTAIPMVLFITILCFALMHFAPYNAIDAMTTPKMSPETIELIKAKYGYDKPLFIQYLRWLNGILNGNFGYSIVTKQSIAGDLAVRIPNTIKLVLPAYATAYILAIILGLLAGSHKNKTADKVIDGISSIAIAVPSFWFSMLLIFVLGYKLKLLPIVGMHSVGKEASMVDFLRHFIMPFITLTFTFLPANVKFVRSSTVTQFSEDYVLVQRAFGASRGEIMYKHVCKNVLLPIITRLGMALQLLVTGAIITETVFGWPGVGPYFIKAIQGMDYPIVMIVLVLSSTLVILGNLLSDILYCITDPRIREMG; this is translated from the coding sequence ATGGCGAAATATATATTAAGACGAATATTAACAGCCATACCCATGGTCCTTTTCATTACAATTCTATGTTTTGCTTTGATGCATTTTGCACCTTATAATGCTATTGATGCTATGACAACACCAAAGATGTCACCGGAAACAATTGAATTGATTAAGGCAAAATATGGGTACGACAAGCCTCTGTTCATCCAGTATTTACGCTGGCTGAACGGAATATTAAATGGAAATTTCGGATATTCCATCGTAACCAAGCAAAGCATTGCAGGAGATCTGGCGGTGAGGATTCCAAACACCATAAAACTGGTACTTCCGGCCTATGCTACCGCTTATATCCTGGCAATCATCCTTGGGCTTTTAGCAGGCTCCCATAAGAATAAGACAGCAGACAAAGTGATTGACGGAATATCCTCCATAGCGATCGCCGTTCCGTCCTTCTGGTTTTCCATGCTTTTGATTTTTGTCCTGGGTTATAAGCTTAAGCTTCTTCCCATCGTGGGGATGCATTCCGTAGGAAAGGAAGCCTCCATGGTGGACTTTCTAAGGCATTTTATCATGCCTTTTATCACCCTTACCTTTACATTTTTACCTGCCAATGTAAAATTTGTCCGTTCCTCCACTGTCACCCAGTTTTCTGAGGATTATGTGCTGGTTCAGCGGGCCTTTGGGGCTTCCAGAGGGGAAATTATGTATAAGCATGTCTGTAAAAATGTGCTGCTTCCCATTATTACAAGGCTTGGCATGGCCCTTCAGCTGCTGGTAACAGGGGCCATCATTACGGAAACCGTATTTGGCTGGCCGGGAGTAGGACCTTATTTTATCAAGGCGATCCAGGGCATGGATTATCCGATTGTCATGATTGTTCTGGTGCTGTCCTCTACCCTTGTAATTCTTGGAAACCTTCTGTCGGATATCCTCTACTGCATTACAGATCCGCGCATAAGGGAAATGGGGTGA
- the iolG gene encoding inositol 2-dehydrogenase: MVTVGIIGAGRIGKVHTTSICNLVKNGRIKTIADPFMNEETDKWAKGMGVPNTTKDYKEILADPEIDAVLICSSTNTHSPISVEAIQAGKHVFCEKPIDHDIEKIKEVMEALKGSKIKYQVGFNRRFDHNFEAVRNAVAAGKIGEPHIIKVTSRDPEPPSAEYAAVSGGMFLDMTIHDFDMVRYLAGCDAEEIYVQSAVLVDPAIGEAGDVDTAVITLKMENGAIAVIDNSRKAAYGYDQRAEVFGSKGMVATTNDTESSAVLSTAEGVTGEKPLYFFLERYMQSFAKEVNCFIEAIENDTDTPLGVEDGLKPVLMGIAAKKSVQEHRPVKISEIMM, encoded by the coding sequence ATGGTAACAGTAGGAATTATTGGAGCAGGAAGAATCGGAAAAGTACATACCACCAGCATCTGCAACCTGGTAAAGAACGGAAGGATCAAGACCATTGCCGATCCATTCATGAATGAGGAAACTGACAAATGGGCAAAAGGCATGGGAGTTCCCAATACCACCAAGGATTACAAGGAGATTTTAGCAGACCCGGAGATTGATGCCGTGTTGATCTGCTCATCTACCAACACCCATTCCCCTATTTCCGTTGAGGCCATTCAGGCAGGAAAACACGTATTTTGTGAAAAGCCCATTGACCACGACATTGAGAAGATCAAGGAAGTTATGGAAGCCTTAAAAGGCAGTAAGATAAAATATCAGGTAGGTTTTAACCGCCGCTTTGACCACAACTTTGAAGCAGTGAGAAATGCGGTTGCAGCAGGTAAGATCGGAGAACCTCATATCATCAAAGTTACCTCCAGAGATCCGGAGCCGCCAAGTGCCGAGTACGCAGCAGTATCCGGAGGCATGTTCTTAGATATGACCATCCATGATTTTGATATGGTCCGTTACTTAGCTGGCTGTGATGCAGAGGAAATCTACGTTCAGTCCGCAGTACTTGTGGATCCGGCCATTGGGGAAGCAGGGGATGTGGATACCGCAGTCATTACCCTTAAAATGGAGAACGGTGCCATTGCAGTCATTGATAACTCCAGAAAGGCTGCTTACGGCTATGACCAGAGAGCAGAGGTGTTCGGCTCCAAGGGAATGGTGGCAACCACCAATGATACCGAATCCAGTGCAGTATTAAGCACTGCCGAAGGCGTTACCGGAGAAAAACCCTTATACTTCTTCTTAGAGCGTTACATGCAGTCCTTTGCAAAGGAAGTGAACTGCTTTATTGAAGCCATTGAGAATGATACCGATACCCCTCTTGGCGTAGAGGATGGATTAAAGCCTGTATTAATGGGCATTGCCGCCAAGAAGTCCGTGCAGGAGCACAGGCCTGTAAAGATTTCTGAAATCATGATGTAA
- the iolE gene encoding myo-inosose-2 dehydratase, translated as MLNKEKVKLGIAPIAWTNDDLPDLGKENTFEQCVSEMALAGFTGSEVGNKYPRDVESLKKALDLRGVEICNAWFSTFLISRPYEETEEGFEKHVAFLAAMGAKVVGVSEQSYSTQGIQDQPVFEGKHEMDDREWNLLCEGLNRLGKLSKEKYGVALTFHHHMGTVVQSAAEVERMMAGTDPEYVSLLFDSGHFAYCGEDPVAMVEKYVGRIKHVHLKDIRPEIVKKVKEEKMSFLAGVRAGAFTIPGDGCVDFDPIFKVLEKASYEGYMVVEAEQDPAKANPLEYAIRSRKFIAEKTGL; from the coding sequence ATGTTAAACAAGGAGAAAGTGAAATTAGGAATCGCACCGATTGCATGGACCAATGATGATTTGCCGGATCTGGGGAAGGAAAATACCTTTGAACAGTGTGTCAGCGAAATGGCCCTGGCAGGCTTCACCGGTTCCGAGGTAGGCAACAAATATCCAAGAGATGTGGAAAGCTTAAAAAAGGCATTAGACCTTCGTGGCGTAGAGATCTGCAACGCCTGGTTTTCCACCTTTCTGATCAGCAGGCCTTATGAGGAGACGGAAGAAGGATTTGAAAAGCATGTGGCTTTCCTGGCAGCCATGGGAGCCAAGGTCGTAGGTGTTTCCGAGCAGAGCTACAGCACACAGGGGATCCAGGACCAGCCTGTGTTCGAAGGAAAGCATGAGATGGATGACAGGGAATGGAATCTTCTGTGCGAGGGCTTAAACCGCCTTGGAAAGCTTTCCAAGGAAAAATACGGGGTGGCTTTGACCTTCCATCACCATATGGGAACTGTTGTCCAGAGTGCAGCAGAAGTGGAACGCATGATGGCTGGCACTGATCCGGAATATGTGAGCCTGTTATTTGACAGCGGCCATTTTGCATACTGCGGCGAGGACCCTGTTGCTATGGTGGAAAAGTATGTGGGACGCATCAAACATGTACATTTAAAGGACATCCGCCCGGAGATCGTGAAAAAGGTAAAAGAGGAAAAAATGAGCTTCCTGGCAGGGGTCCGGGCAGGTGCATTTACCATTCCAGGAGACGGCTGCGTGGATTTTGATCCGATTTTTAAGGTACTGGAGAAAGCTTCTTATGAAGGATACATGGTAGTGGAAGCAGAGCAGGATCCTGCAAAGGCAAATCCTCTGGAATATGCCATCCGCTCAAGAAAATTCATAGCCGAAAAGACCGGTCTTTAA
- a CDS encoding MgtC/SapB family protein, whose product MSQVWRILVSLVERYDLIYQTGLFFRIVVAGFLGYLIGYERTNRYKGAGMRTHAIVAMGAALMMVVSKYGFRDVPNFDASRIASQIVSGIGFLGAGVIFVKNHSVSGLTTAAGIWATAGVGMAIGAGNYFLGCGAGLFLIFTQIILHDVPFLSREPYPGVLKITTNQYNIVITELLHNLNEEKIKVLNIKAGKTKEAVKVELDLLYPAGYEKNDLVVKWSNDKRIDSISG is encoded by the coding sequence ATGAGCCAGGTTTGGAGAATCCTGGTAAGCCTTGTGGAAAGGTATGACCTTATCTACCAGACGGGTTTATTTTTTCGAATTGTTGTAGCAGGGTTTTTAGGGTATCTGATCGGATATGAAAGAACCAATCGTTATAAGGGTGCAGGGATGAGAACCCATGCCATTGTGGCTATGGGAGCGGCTCTTATGATGGTGGTTTCCAAGTACGGGTTCCGGGATGTTCCCAATTTTGATGCTTCCAGGATCGCTTCCCAGATCGTATCAGGGATCGGTTTTCTTGGAGCAGGAGTCATCTTTGTTAAGAATCATTCAGTCAGCGGTTTAACAACTGCAGCAGGCATCTGGGCGACGGCGGGAGTGGGGATGGCAATCGGCGCAGGCAACTACTTTTTGGGATGCGGAGCAGGCCTTTTTCTTATTTTTACCCAGATCATTCTTCATGATGTTCCCTTTCTTTCCAGGGAGCCATACCCAGGTGTCTTAAAAATAACCACGAATCAATACAACATCGTCATCACGGAGTTGCTTCATAACTTAAATGAGGAGAAGATCAAGGTTTTAAACATTAAGGCAGGAAAAACAAAGGAGGCGGTCAAGGTGGAACTGGACCTCCTTTATCCGGCCGGATATGAGAAAAATGATCTGGTCGTCAAGTGGTCAAATGATAAACGGATCGACTCCATCAGCGGCTAA
- the iolD gene encoding 3D-(3,5/4)-trihydroxycyclohexane-1,2-dione acylhydrolase (decyclizing), translated as MSKTIRMTTAQALVKFLDNQYVSVDGAETKFVEGVFTIFGHGIAVGLGEALDTDPGQLKVLQGRNEQGMCHTAIAFSKQSNRKKIIPCASSVGPGAANMVTACATATVNNIPLLVFPADTFASRQPDPVLQQLEQSSSLAATTNDAFKPVCKYWDRITRPEMIMSALINAMRVLTDPAETGACCISICQDVEGESYDYPDYFFKKRVHRITRPLAVEEELDEIADIIAEAKKPLVIVGGGVRYSDAGETVEKFCEEFNIPFGETQGGKSACKSSHPCCLGGIGVTGTYASNVIAKDADVVIAIGTRLSDFTTSSKWLFKREDVRFVTINNSRFHAYKMDAVKAVGDAKVTLQALTEKLKEKQYVSQYKNEIADAKSKWAEEMERLGSIEYTGDDFEPNIKARDPRTIPEFVRLTNGKITQTAALAAIRRVIDEDATIITAGGSLPSCMQRMWTTDKRGGYHAEYGYSCMGYEVAATLGVKFAEPETEVYCVVGDSSFQMLHSEIMTIMQERQKVNILIFDNCGFGCINNLEMNHGIGSLATEFRYSDGKKPSGDLIPVDYAKIGEGYGLKAYTCRTIKELEEALEDAKKQERACLFDLKVIPKTMSDGYESWWNVGIATTSEKGSVREAWDRVMEGRNEARKY; from the coding sequence ATGTCAAAAACAATAAGAATGACAACAGCACAGGCACTTGTGAAGTTCCTGGATAACCAGTATGTTTCTGTTGATGGAGCGGAAACAAAGTTTGTTGAAGGTGTTTTTACTATTTTCGGTCATGGAATCGCGGTTGGCTTAGGAGAGGCTCTGGATACGGATCCCGGACAGCTTAAGGTGCTTCAGGGAAGAAATGAGCAGGGGATGTGCCACACGGCCATTGCATTTTCAAAGCAGAGTAACCGGAAGAAAATCATTCCGTGCGCCTCATCCGTGGGACCTGGTGCGGCCAATATGGTAACGGCCTGTGCAACCGCTACGGTAAATAATATTCCGCTTCTGGTATTTCCGGCGGATACCTTTGCCTCCAGACAGCCTGATCCGGTATTGCAGCAGCTGGAGCAAAGCAGCAGCCTTGCGGCCACCACCAATGATGCGTTCAAACCAGTGTGTAAATACTGGGACAGGATCACCAGACCGGAAATGATCATGAGCGCTTTGATCAATGCCATGCGTGTGCTGACGGATCCGGCAGAAACCGGAGCGTGCTGCATTTCCATCTGTCAGGATGTGGAAGGCGAATCCTATGATTATCCGGATTATTTTTTTAAGAAACGGGTACACCGGATTACCAGGCCTCTTGCGGTGGAAGAGGAACTGGATGAGATCGCAGACATCATTGCAGAGGCAAAGAAACCCCTTGTAATCGTAGGCGGAGGAGTCCGCTACTCTGATGCGGGAGAAACTGTAGAAAAATTTTGTGAAGAATTTAACATACCCTTTGGAGAAACACAGGGAGGGAAGAGTGCCTGTAAATCAAGCCATCCCTGCTGCCTTGGCGGAATTGGAGTTACCGGCACCTATGCCTCCAATGTGATCGCAAAGGATGCAGATGTGGTGATCGCCATCGGAACCAGGCTGAGCGATTTTACCACAAGTTCAAAGTGGCTGTTTAAAAGGGAAGATGTCAGATTTGTGACCATCAATAACAGCAGATTTCATGCATATAAGATGGATGCGGTCAAGGCAGTGGGAGATGCAAAAGTAACCCTTCAGGCCCTGACGGAAAAGCTTAAGGAAAAACAGTATGTGTCCCAGTACAAAAACGAGATCGCTGATGCAAAAAGTAAATGGGCTGAAGAAATGGAGCGTTTGGGCAGCATCGAATACACAGGTGATGATTTTGAACCCAACATAAAAGCACGGGATCCCAGGACTATCCCGGAGTTTGTCCGTTTGACCAATGGAAAGATCACCCAGACCGCCGCACTTGCAGCAATCAGAAGGGTCATTGATGAAGATGCCACCATCATTACGGCAGGAGGCTCTCTTCCAAGCTGTATGCAGCGTATGTGGACGACCGACAAGCGGGGCGGATACCATGCGGAGTACGGGTATTCCTGTATGGGGTATGAAGTGGCGGCCACACTGGGCGTTAAATTTGCGGAGCCTGAAACAGAAGTTTACTGTGTTGTAGGTGACTCCAGCTTCCAGATGCTCCACAGCGAGATCATGACCATTATGCAGGAAAGGCAGAAGGTCAACATTCTGATATTTGATAACTGCGGCTTTGGCTGTATCAACAATCTGGAAATGAACCACGGAATTGGAAGCCTTGCCACGGAATTCCGCTATTCGGACGGGAAAAAGCCTTCAGGGGATTTAATTCCCGTTGATTATGCCAAAATAGGGGAGGGTTATGGCCTGAAAGCTTATACCTGCAGAACCATCAAAGAACTGGAAGAGGCTCTGGAAGATGCCAAAAAACAGGAAAGAGCCTGTCTGTTTGATTTAAAAGTGATCCCCAAGACCATGTCCGATGGGTATGAATCCTGGTGGAATGTAGGAATTGCCACAACCTCGGAAAAGGGCAGTGTAAGAGAAGCATGGGATAGGGTCATGGAAGGCAGAAATGAAGCCAGAAAGTATTGA
- a CDS encoding ABC transporter permease: MKPNKENIKKNRSVRVDSVLLSLKHDKAAIISLILLGVIILFALIAPLLPVEPNATDIANRLQPPSAGHWFGTDEVGRDYFARVIYGGRVSLLVGFLAMLTSLTIGVAVGTVSGFCGGMVDMVLMRIVDVLHSIPWMILVTVVSIFLRPGLKSIILVIGFFTWMEIARLVRAETLSLKEREFILYAEFSGVGIWKIITSHIIPSVFPTIIVSATTSMADAIMTESSLSFLGVGIQQPMSSWGSLLQNAQGTMQNTFYMALIPGLLIIITIFAFNKLGNLLRVFVEPKIMNDEKE, from the coding sequence ATGAAACCAAACAAAGAGAACATAAAGAAGAACAGATCCGTCAGAGTAGACAGCGTATTGCTGTCATTAAAGCATGATAAGGCGGCAATCATTTCCCTGATTCTTTTGGGAGTGATTATTTTATTTGCATTGATTGCGCCCCTTCTTCCTGTAGAGCCAAATGCCACTGATATAGCAAACCGCCTCCAGCCCCCATCGGCCGGGCACTGGTTCGGGACTGATGAAGTAGGAAGGGATTATTTTGCCAGAGTCATCTACGGGGGCCGTGTTTCCCTGCTGGTTGGATTCCTGGCCATGCTTACCAGCCTTACCATCGGAGTGGCGGTAGGCACTGTTTCCGGCTTTTGCGGCGGTATGGTGGATATGGTCCTTATGCGCATTGTAGATGTCCTGCATTCGATTCCATGGATGATCCTGGTTACCGTTGTCAGCATCTTTTTAAGGCCAGGGTTAAAATCCATTATTCTGGTCATCGGCTTTTTTACCTGGATGGAAATTGCCAGGCTGGTGCGGGCAGAGACACTTTCCCTAAAGGAAAGGGAATTCATCCTTTATGCCGAGTTTTCCGGCGTGGGCATCTGGAAGATCATTACCAGCCATATCATACCTTCCGTATTTCCCACGATCATTGTATCGGCAACTACCAGCATGGCAGATGCAATTATGACAGAATCTTCCTTAAGCTTCCTGGGAGTAGGCATTCAGCAGCCCATGTCTTCCTGGGGAAGCCTTTTGCAAAATGCCCAGGGAACCATGCAGAACACCTTTTACATGGCACTGATTCCAGGACTTTTGATCATAATCACGATTTTTGCCTTTAATAAGCTGGGAAACCTGCTCCGGGTTTTCGTGGAACCGAAAATTATGAACGACGAGAAAGAGTAA
- a CDS encoding ABC transporter substrate-binding protein — MKKVFMKSAAFLLASVMVLGGLTACGGKDPVAEGTTAANGSSAGGSDEGAGTTAAGGESTFTYAIAGDPGANVNVITTSDRFGLMTIKMIYSPLYMYNADGINYFLAKSIDTSEDKLTYTIHLRDDVKWSDGEKFTADDVVFTFEAMADEKNAGWAYSQLVFPEGAVKIEKIDDYTVSLTMPFVNSAAVEMFSQIFIMPKHIYENVENFENNDVNTKPVGTGPYVMAEYSPGSYVKFTKNENYFLGAPSIDNFVYRIIENENTAMTAIQSGEVNAWIGTPAQVAQMNLEAANLTVYPYQEGRVGYMMINAGRVKDENFRKAIFYALDKKAIADAALLDSQYYDLPWSFMPPNSQFFAEDVEKYEQNLDKSKEFLAASGVTNPELSLAYNASDSLQSTSAIMIQEQLQKAGIKVKLTGVDSTALSQQMKQADNPYDMYFGGYIMGIDPDTFSSLFESGAPYNYMHYDYPEMNDLFAQGRKETDEAKRKEIYTTIQQKLQETACFYPLYSNKRLLVVSKNVSGIEESKLVPVYTFEDTSKLQIK, encoded by the coding sequence ATGAAAAAAGTTTTTATGAAGAGTGCGGCATTCCTGCTGGCATCTGTCATGGTGCTGGGAGGCCTTACCGCCTGCGGAGGAAAGGACCCGGTTGCAGAAGGAACCACAGCTGCTAACGGCAGTTCAGCAGGCGGATCAGATGAAGGAGCCGGAACAACGGCTGCAGGAGGGGAAAGCACATTTACCTATGCAATTGCAGGCGATCCTGGAGCTAATGTGAATGTAATCACCACAAGCGACCGTTTCGGCCTTATGACCATAAAGATGATCTATTCCCCACTGTATATGTACAATGCGGATGGGATCAATTACTTCCTGGCAAAGAGCATAGACACCTCTGAGGACAAACTAACCTATACCATACACCTGCGGGATGATGTAAAATGGTCGGATGGAGAGAAATTCACTGCTGATGACGTTGTCTTTACCTTTGAAGCCATGGCAGACGAGAAAAACGCAGGCTGGGCATATTCACAGCTGGTATTCCCGGAAGGAGCAGTTAAGATCGAAAAGATTGACGACTATACGGTTTCCCTTACCATGCCTTTTGTAAACTCCGCTGCGGTGGAGATGTTTTCCCAGATATTCATCATGCCAAAGCATATCTATGAAAATGTGGAGAACTTTGAAAATAATGACGTGAACACCAAGCCTGTAGGCACAGGGCCTTACGTAATGGCGGAATACTCCCCGGGTTCCTACGTGAAATTCACGAAGAATGAGAATTACTTCCTGGGCGCCCCCTCCATTGACAATTTCGTATACAGGATCATTGAAAATGAAAATACAGCCATGACAGCGATTCAGAGCGGAGAAGTAAACGCATGGATCGGAACTCCTGCACAGGTGGCTCAGATGAATCTGGAAGCAGCGAATCTGACCGTTTATCCATATCAGGAAGGCCGTGTGGGATACATGATGATTAATGCAGGCCGCGTTAAGGATGAAAACTTCAGGAAAGCTATTTTCTATGCCCTGGATAAAAAGGCCATTGCAGATGCAGCTCTCTTAGATTCCCAGTATTACGACCTGCCATGGAGCTTCATGCCTCCTAACAGCCAGTTTTTTGCAGAGGATGTGGAGAAATATGAACAGAACCTGGATAAATCCAAGGAGTTTCTTGCTGCTTCCGGCGTGACAAATCCGGAACTGTCACTTGCCTATAACGCTTCCGACAGCCTTCAGTCCACCTCTGCCATCATGATACAGGAGCAGCTTCAGAAGGCAGGAATTAAAGTGAAGTTAACAGGCGTGGATTCCACTGCTCTCAGCCAGCAGATGAAGCAGGCTGATAACCCTTATGATATGTACTTTGGCGGCTATATCATGGGCATTGACCCGGATACGTTCTCAAGCTTATTTGAATCAGGTGCCCCATACAATTACATGCATTATGATTATCCTGAGATGAATGATCTGTTTGCACAGGGCCGTAAGGAAACGGATGAGGCAAAGCGTAAGGAAATCTATACAACCATCCAGCAGAAGCTGCAGGAAACCGCTTGCTTCTATCCGTTGTATTCCAATAAACGGCTTCTTGTAGTATCTAAAAATGTATCAGGAATTGAAGAATCAAAGCTGGTTCCTGTTTATACCTTTGAAGATACTTCCAAACTACAGATAAAGTAA